In Astatotilapia calliptera unplaced genomic scaffold, fAstCal1.2 U_scaffold_111, whole genome shotgun sequence, one genomic interval encodes:
- the LOC113017373 gene encoding cytochrome P450 2K1-like has protein sequence MLEELFKSSTSVLLLGVIIGLLIIQILLSSFSSKERREPPGPRPFLLLGNLLQVDPKRLDKSLFDLSKTYGPVFTVYFGLKKVIVIAGYRAVKEALVNHAEEFGNREVTPVFYDFNKGHGILFSNGDSWKEMRRFALSTLKDFGMGKRISEGKIIDECHYLIQEFKQHQGKAFNNRQTLVYAASNIISAIMFGKRFEYKDPVFQAMVERDNESIRLTGSASLLIYNIVPWLGPFLKDWRDLMKNIEDNKAEMKRIIGNLKETFNPEMCRCFVDAFLIHRQKLEKSEIKDSHYHDDNLLYSVINLFAAGTDTTGNTLQWCLLYMAKYPHIQDQVLEELNRVVGSRQVCVEDRKNLPYTDAVIHESQRLCNLVPMAIPHRTSRDVSLHGYFIKEGTTVFPLLTSVLYDESEWENPFTFTPSHFLDQEGKFVRRDAFMPFSAGRRVCLGEGLARMEIFLFFTSLLQHFRFTPPPGVSEDELDLTPVVGFTLSPSPQKLCAVRRQ, from the exons ATGCTTGAAGAGCTTTTTAAGTCCTCCACTTCCGTTTTGCTTTTGGGGGTCATCATTGGCCTGTTGATCATTCAGATTCTTTTATCCAGCTTCAGCTCTAAAGAAAGGAGAGAGCCTCCAGGACCCAGACCTTTTCTTCTGCTCGGTAACCTGCTGCAGGTCGATCCCAAGAGGCTCGACAAATCTCTCTTTGAT CTGTCTAAAACATATGGACCAGTGTTTACAGTCTACTTTGGACTAAAGAAGGTCATAGTCATAGCAGGTTACAGGGCAGTCAAAGAGGCTCTAGTAAACCATGCTGAAGAGTTTGGAAACAGAGAAGTCACGCCCGTCTTCTATGACTTTAACAAAGGACATG GAATACTATTTTCCAATGGTGACTCGTGGAAGGAAATGAGGCGCTTTGCTTTAAGTACCCTGAAAGATTTTGGAATGGGCAAGAGGATTAGTGAGGGAAAAATCATTGATGAATGTCACTATCTGATCCAAGAATTTAAACAGCATCAAG GGAAAGCCTTCAACAATAGGCAGACACTAGTTTATGCTGCTTCAAACATTATATCAGCTATAATGTTTGGAAAGAGGTTTGAATACAAAGATCCTGTCTTCCAAGCTATGGTGGAAAGAGACAATGAGTCCATCCGTCTGACGGGCTCAGCTTCCCTTCTG ATATACAACATAGTTCCGTGGCTGGGTCCATTTCTTAAAGACTGGAGGGATTTGATGAAAAATATTGAAGACAACAAGGCGGAGATGAAAAGGATCATAGGAAACCTTAAAGAGACTTTCAACCCTGAGATGTGCAGATGCTTTGTTGATGCGTTTCTGATTCATAGGCAAAAACTGGAG AAGTCTGAAATCAAGGATTCACACTATCATGATGATAACCTGCTCTACAGTGTGATAAATCTGTTTGCAGCTGGAACCGATACCACAGGAAATACACTTCAGTGGTGTCTGCTGTACATGGCCAAGTACCCTCATATCCAAG ACCAGGTTCTGGAAGAGCTGAACAGGGTGGTTGGAAGTCGACAAGTTTGTGTCGAGGACAGAAAGAACCTGCCGTACACTGATGCTGTTATCCATGAGTCACAAAGACTTTGCAACCTTGTTCCCATGGCTATTCCTCACAGAACCAGCAGAGATGTTTCCCTTCATGGCTATTTTATCAAAGAG GGAACTACTGTATTTCCCCTTCTCACTTCAGTCCTATACGATGAGAGTGAATGGGAGAACCCGTTTACTTTTACCCCTTCTCATTTCCTTGATCAGGAGGGTAAATTTGTCAGGAGAGATGCCTTCATGCCATTTTCTGCAG GGCGCAGGGTGTGTCTCGGAGAAGGTCTGGCCAGAATGGAGATCTTCCTGTTCTTCACGTCTCTCCTTCAGCACTTTCGATTCACGCCCCCTCCTGGAGTTTCAGAGGATGAACTGGACCTGACACCAGTTGTGGGCTTCACACTCTCTCCTTCACCTCAGAAGCTGTGTGCTGTCAGACGCCAATGA